One Alcaligenes ammonioxydans DNA segment encodes these proteins:
- a CDS encoding phospholipase D family protein yields the protein MKIDPVKKPTLPRLRGQAASSVWRTLIAGGALLAALTGCALPSLEGRSHSEALPLEQARDTAIGRAVDPLAQQHPGLSGIYPLFDPHDAYAARALLAFAAQKTLDVQYYIWRGDTTGTLMLGMLMQAAERGVRVRLLIDDNGITGLDDTLAAINAHPNIEVRLFNPFVLRWPKPLGFLTDFSRLNRRMHNKSFTVDNQVTIIGGRNVGDEYFGATQDILFADLDVMAIGAVVQEVSKDFDLYWASQSAYPIDRLVKTESSQTLAAFQEQLQDAEVQPRAKKYQQILRESNLVSALVQGQLDFQWARTTMISDDPAKALGPVSPEKLLVWQMDELLGKPAHQVDLVSSYFVPTAAGVRAFEGLMQRPGMQIRVLTNSLAATDVTAVHAGYAKRRRALLEAGVQLFELRPTMDKPTRHGSGPFGSSGSALHAKTFAVDGKRLFVGSFNFDPRSVNLNTELGFIIESPEMAQALSRSFEQVLPYRSYRVELDDKGELVWIQLNEDGTQRRFTSEPDASIWRRAGVGVLSVLPIEWLL from the coding sequence ATGAAAATCGACCCCGTCAAAAAGCCAACGTTACCCCGCTTGCGGGGGCAGGCTGCGTCCAGCGTCTGGCGTACCCTGATTGCGGGGGGAGCCTTGCTGGCCGCTTTGACAGGCTGTGCCTTACCCTCTCTGGAAGGACGCAGCCACAGCGAAGCGCTGCCTCTGGAGCAGGCTCGTGACACTGCGATCGGCCGGGCGGTGGACCCTCTGGCACAGCAGCATCCCGGTTTATCGGGTATTTATCCGTTGTTCGACCCGCACGATGCGTATGCCGCCCGTGCCCTGCTGGCGTTTGCGGCTCAAAAAACGCTGGATGTGCAGTATTACATCTGGCGCGGCGATACGACCGGCACCTTGATGCTGGGCATGTTGATGCAGGCGGCCGAGCGGGGTGTACGGGTGCGCCTGTTGATTGATGACAATGGCATCACGGGCCTGGACGACACGCTGGCGGCCATAAATGCCCACCCCAATATCGAGGTGCGCCTGTTCAATCCCTTTGTGTTGCGCTGGCCCAAGCCCCTGGGCTTCCTGACTGACTTCTCGCGTCTGAACCGGCGCATGCACAACAAATCGTTCACCGTGGACAATCAGGTCACCATTATTGGCGGCCGCAACGTGGGTGATGAGTATTTTGGCGCCACGCAGGACATTCTGTTTGCAGATTTGGATGTGATGGCGATTGGGGCGGTGGTGCAGGAGGTCTCCAAGGACTTTGATCTTTATTGGGCCAGCCAGTCTGCGTATCCCATCGATCGGCTCGTAAAGACTGAAAGCTCTCAAACCCTTGCGGCGTTTCAGGAGCAGTTGCAGGATGCCGAAGTACAGCCCCGCGCCAAAAAGTACCAGCAAATATTACGTGAATCGAATCTGGTCAGCGCTTTGGTGCAAGGCCAGCTGGATTTTCAGTGGGCGCGTACCACCATGATTAGCGATGATCCGGCCAAGGCCCTCGGGCCGGTCAGTCCGGAAAAACTGCTGGTTTGGCAAATGGATGAGCTGTTGGGCAAACCCGCTCATCAGGTGGATCTGGTGTCCTCGTATTTTGTCCCTACCGCTGCGGGGGTGCGGGCGTTTGAAGGGCTGATGCAGCGGCCAGGGATGCAGATTCGTGTTCTGACCAACTCGCTGGCCGCCACGGACGTCACGGCTGTGCACGCCGGTTACGCGAAGCGACGTAGAGCCTTGCTGGAAGCGGGTGTGCAGTTGTTCGAGTTGCGTCCCACGATGGACAAGCCGACCCGTCATGGCTCGGGCCCCTTTGGCAGCTCTGGCTCAGCCTTGCATGCCAAAACCTTTGCCGTTGATGGCAAACGTCTGTTTGTGGGCTCCTTTAATTTCGACCCGCGCTCGGTCAATTTGAATACTGAGCTGGGTTTCATCATTGAAAGCCCTGAAATGGCGCAGGCCCTGTCCAGAAGTTTTGAACAAGTGCTGCCTTACCGCAGTTATCGGGTGGAACTGGACGACAAGGGTGAGTTGGTGTGGATTCAGCTCAATGAAGACGGCACCCAGCGCAGGTTCACGTCCGAACCCGATGCCAGCATCTGGCGGCGCGCGGGCGTGGGTGTGTTGTCCGTCCTGCCGATTGAGTGGCTGCTGTAA